The proteins below come from a single Microbacterium sp. SLBN-154 genomic window:
- a CDS encoding aldo/keto reductase, translating to MNAVPLRRLGSSGLLVSAVGLGCNNFGRPGTRTETIEGTRAVLDAAIDAGVTFLDTADMYGGDPGQSELLMGEALAGRRDQVVLATKFGHSGRDMGYGLAGAKASRAYIRRAVDASLTRLRTDWIDLYQLHTPDPGTPIEETLDALDDLVREGKVRYLGHSNLSGWQIAEAHFVAERRGGAPFVSSQDHYSLLARGVERERLPAAEHFGLGFLPYFPLHNGLLTGKFSRTEAPSDTRIMRQRPHLWEDAPWDALEAYASFCSDQGITMLEATFGWLLARSSISSVIAGATSPEQVRANAAAATAWTPTVADVAEIDAIFPLPDDPAA from the coding sequence ATGAATGCTGTGCCGCTTCGTCGTCTCGGATCATCCGGTCTGCTCGTCTCCGCCGTCGGGCTGGGCTGCAACAACTTCGGCCGGCCGGGGACCCGCACCGAGACCATCGAGGGCACCCGCGCCGTCCTGGACGCTGCGATCGATGCGGGCGTGACCTTCCTCGACACCGCGGACATGTACGGGGGCGACCCCGGCCAGTCCGAGCTCCTCATGGGCGAGGCTCTCGCGGGGCGCCGCGACCAGGTCGTGCTCGCGACCAAATTCGGTCATTCCGGCCGCGACATGGGGTACGGGCTGGCCGGCGCCAAGGCGTCTCGCGCATACATCCGGCGTGCGGTCGACGCCTCCCTGACCCGGCTGCGGACCGACTGGATCGACCTCTACCAGTTGCACACGCCCGACCCGGGAACTCCGATCGAGGAGACCCTCGATGCCCTCGACGACCTCGTGCGGGAGGGGAAGGTGCGCTACCTCGGGCATTCCAACCTCAGCGGGTGGCAGATCGCCGAGGCGCACTTCGTCGCCGAGCGGCGCGGCGGCGCGCCGTTCGTGTCCTCGCAGGACCATTACAGCCTGCTGGCACGGGGCGTGGAACGAGAGCGGCTCCCCGCCGCAGAGCATTTCGGACTCGGGTTCCTCCCGTACTTCCCGCTCCACAACGGACTCCTCACGGGCAAGTTCTCGCGCACCGAGGCTCCTTCCGACACCCGCATCATGCGGCAGCGTCCCCACCTGTGGGAGGACGCACCGTGGGACGCGCTCGAGGCCTACGCGTCGTTCTGCAGCGATCAGGGGATCACGATGCTCGAGGCCACCTTCGGGTGGCTGCTGGCGCGGTCGTCGATCTCGAGTGTGATCGCAGGCGCGACGAGCCCCGAGCAGGTACGCGCCAACGCGGCGGCGGCGACAGCGTGGACGCCCACCGTCGCGGACGTCGCCGAGATCGACGCCATCTTCCCGCTCCCCGACGATCCGGCGGCCTGA
- a CDS encoding F0F1 ATP synthase subunit epsilon yields MPLKVSLVSADAEVWSGEASLVVAKTVEGEIGFMAGHEPVLAILAEGQVRITRTDGSKIVANAQDGFLSMERDEVTVVAGNAALIS; encoded by the coding sequence ATGCCTCTCAAAGTCAGCCTGGTCTCCGCCGACGCGGAGGTCTGGTCCGGTGAGGCATCGCTGGTGGTCGCCAAGACGGTCGAGGGAGAGATCGGCTTCATGGCCGGCCACGAGCCGGTGCTGGCGATCCTCGCCGAGGGCCAGGTGCGCATCACCCGCACCGACGGATCCAAGATCGTCGCCAACGCTCAGGACGGCTTCCTGTCGATGGAACGCGACGAGGTCACGGTCGTGGCAGGAAACGCCGCACTGATCTCCTGA
- the yaaA gene encoding peroxide stress protein YaaA: MLILLPPSETKQTGGRRRALDLDSLALPSLGPQRAEVLAALIALSNDADEAARVLKLGPRQRDEVAVNALLRTGPTLPAVDRYTGVLFDALDAPSLDAPARRWLKTHVLIHSAPFGPVGALDPLPNYRLGAGVRLPGLASPARHWADAVAAALATAAPPFILDLRSHAYVALGPVPGSVPAVSLRVVTDAPGGAVRALNHFNKQAKGELVRLLAVERPRIRSVAGFRQWADDAGLRVVGESGSAALDLIV; this comes from the coding sequence ATGCTGATCCTCCTCCCGCCCTCCGAGACGAAGCAGACCGGCGGGCGCCGTCGGGCGCTCGACCTCGACAGCCTCGCGCTGCCCTCCCTCGGACCGCAGCGCGCGGAGGTTCTCGCGGCGCTGATCGCGCTGTCGAACGATGCGGACGAGGCCGCGCGCGTGCTGAAGCTCGGACCGCGCCAGCGCGACGAGGTCGCGGTCAACGCGCTGCTGCGCACCGGCCCGACCCTTCCCGCCGTCGACCGCTATACCGGGGTGCTCTTCGATGCGCTCGATGCTCCGAGCCTCGATGCGCCCGCGCGGCGCTGGCTGAAGACGCACGTGCTCATCCACTCCGCACCGTTCGGCCCCGTGGGTGCGCTGGATCCCCTCCCCAACTACCGGCTGGGAGCGGGCGTGCGCCTTCCCGGGCTCGCGTCACCCGCCCGGCACTGGGCCGATGCCGTCGCCGCCGCCCTCGCGACCGCAGCGCCGCCGTTCATCCTCGACCTCCGCTCCCACGCGTACGTCGCTCTCGGACCGGTGCCCGGCTCCGTCCCCGCGGTCTCGCTGCGCGTCGTCACCGACGCCCCGGGTGGCGCGGTGCGGGCTCTCAACCACTTCAACAAGCAGGCCAAGGGAGAGCTCGTCCGGCTGCTCGCCGTCGAGCGACCGCGCATCCGCAGCGTCGCCGGGTTCCGGCAATGGGCGGATGACGCGGGGCTGCGAGTGGTCGGTGAGTCCGGCTCCGCGGCACTCGACCTGATCGTCTGA
- a CDS encoding ABC transporter ATP-binding protein, whose translation MLGKLLARYLRPGWALIIAVVVFQLAQSIASLLLPTLNADIIDNGVVTGDIPYIWSTGAVMLGISLVQIVCAIVAVYFGSRLAMGVGRQMRADLFHRVVAFSQREVGHFGAASLITRNTNDVQQVQMLVQVSATLMVSAPILAVGGVVLAISQDVGLSWLMAVSIPALLIIVGVIVWRMVPAFTVMQKRIDRVNQILREQLSGIRVIRAFVREPQERARFSVASAEVMATGLRAGNLMALMFPAVMLVLNVSSVAVIWFGAFQVQQNEVQIGTLFAFLTYIMQILMGVMMATFMFVMIPRAAVCADRIGEVLATDPSVAPPAVPATPPAPGGAVRFDGVAFAYPGAADPVLSDISFEVAPGTTTAVIGSTGSGKTTLIGLVPRLFDATAGSVRVDGTDVRDFDPDELWRRVGLIPQRAFLFSGTVASNLRYGDPDAGDAELWHALELAQAADFVRAMPEQLDAPIAQGGTNVSGGQRQRLAIARALVKKPEIYLFDDAFSALDLATDAALRQALDTHLPHATRIVVAQRVSTVQNADQIVVLDHGRVVGIGTHDELVEFSQTYREIVESQLSAEAA comes from the coding sequence GTGCTCGGCAAGCTCCTCGCCCGCTACCTCCGACCCGGCTGGGCGCTCATCATCGCCGTGGTCGTCTTCCAACTCGCACAGTCGATCGCGTCGCTCCTGCTACCGACCCTCAACGCCGACATCATCGACAACGGCGTGGTCACCGGCGACATCCCCTACATCTGGTCGACGGGGGCGGTGATGCTCGGGATCAGCCTGGTGCAGATCGTGTGCGCCATCGTCGCGGTGTACTTCGGCTCCCGCTTGGCGATGGGTGTCGGCCGTCAGATGCGGGCCGACCTGTTCCACCGGGTCGTCGCCTTCTCGCAGCGCGAGGTCGGTCATTTCGGTGCCGCGTCGCTCATCACCCGCAACACCAACGACGTGCAGCAGGTGCAGATGCTGGTGCAGGTGTCGGCGACGCTCATGGTGTCGGCGCCGATCCTCGCCGTCGGCGGCGTCGTCCTCGCCATCAGCCAGGATGTGGGTCTGTCGTGGCTGATGGCGGTGTCGATCCCGGCCCTTCTCATCATCGTCGGCGTGATCGTGTGGCGCATGGTGCCCGCCTTCACCGTCATGCAGAAGCGGATCGACCGGGTGAACCAGATCCTGCGCGAGCAGCTCAGCGGCATCCGCGTCATCCGCGCCTTCGTCCGCGAGCCTCAGGAACGCGCGCGATTCTCGGTGGCGAGCGCGGAGGTCATGGCCACCGGCCTTCGCGCCGGCAACCTCATGGCACTGATGTTCCCGGCGGTCATGCTGGTGCTGAACGTCTCGAGCGTCGCGGTGATCTGGTTCGGCGCGTTCCAGGTGCAGCAGAACGAGGTGCAGATCGGCACGCTCTTCGCGTTCCTGACATACATCATGCAGATCCTCATGGGCGTCATGATGGCGACCTTCATGTTCGTGATGATCCCCCGGGCCGCGGTCTGCGCCGATCGCATCGGCGAGGTGCTCGCCACCGACCCCTCGGTGGCGCCCCCCGCCGTGCCGGCAACCCCGCCGGCCCCCGGGGGTGCGGTGCGCTTCGACGGGGTGGCCTTCGCCTACCCCGGCGCCGCCGACCCCGTGCTCAGCGACATCTCGTTCGAGGTGGCGCCCGGGACCACGACCGCCGTCATCGGGTCGACCGGGTCGGGCAAGACCACCCTCATCGGACTCGTGCCGAGGCTCTTCGACGCGACAGCGGGATCGGTGCGGGTGGATGGAACGGATGTCCGCGACTTCGATCCCGATGAGCTGTGGCGCCGTGTGGGACTGATCCCGCAGCGCGCGTTCCTGTTCTCGGGGACGGTGGCCTCGAACCTGCGGTACGGCGATCCGGACGCCGGAGACGCCGAGCTGTGGCACGCGCTCGAACTCGCGCAGGCGGCCGACTTCGTCCGCGCCATGCCGGAGCAACTCGACGCACCGATCGCGCAGGGCGGCACCAACGTCTCGGGTGGGCAGCGTCAGCGACTCGCGATCGCTCGGGCGCTGGTGAAGAAGCCCGAGATCTACCTCTTCGACGACGCCTTCTCGGCACTGGACCTCGCCACCGATGCCGCGCTCCGACAGGCGCTGGACACGCACCTTCCGCACGCGACGCGGATCGTGGTGGCCCAGCGGGTCTCGACCGTCCAGAACGCCGATCAGATCGTCGTGCTCGACCACGGCCGCGTGGTCGGCATCGGCACCCACGATGAGCTGGTGGAATTCAGCCAGACGTACCGCGAGATCGTCGAGTCGCAGCTCTCGGCGGAGGCGGCATGA
- the atpD gene encoding F0F1 ATP synthase subunit beta, whose translation MSLTAEKTDATTAAAPAVGRVARVTGPVVDIEFPHDAIPDIYNALKTTIVIGDSSSEITLEVAQHLGDDLVRAIALKPTDGIVRGQEVRDTGEQITVPVGDVTKGKVFNVTGEVLNGAPGETIEVTERWPIHRQAPNFDQLESKTQMFETGIKVIDLLTPYVLGGKIGLFGGAGVGKTVLIQEMIQRVAQDHGGVSVFAGVGERTREGNDLIGEMEEAGVFDKTALVFGQMDEPPGTRLRVALSALTMAEYFRDVQKQDVLLFIDNIFRFTQAGSEVSTLLGRMPSAVGYQPNLADEMGVLQERITSTRGHSITSLQAIYVPADDYTDPAPATTFAHLDATTELSREIASKGLYPAVDPLTSTSRILDPRYIGEDHYRVATAVKQILQKNKELQEIIAILGVDELSEEDKVVVARARRIQQFLSQNTYMAKKFTGVEGSTVPIKETIESFDAIVKGDFDHVAEQAFFNVGGISDVEEAWARIQKENG comes from the coding sequence ATGAGCCTCACCGCTGAGAAGACGGATGCCACGACGGCCGCAGCGCCCGCCGTCGGCCGGGTCGCCCGCGTCACCGGTCCGGTCGTCGACATCGAGTTCCCCCACGATGCGATTCCCGACATCTACAACGCGCTGAAGACGACGATCGTCATCGGCGATTCGTCGTCCGAGATCACCCTCGAGGTCGCGCAGCACCTCGGCGACGATCTCGTCCGCGCCATCGCCCTGAAGCCCACTGACGGCATCGTCCGCGGCCAGGAGGTGCGCGACACCGGCGAGCAGATCACCGTTCCCGTCGGGGACGTGACCAAGGGCAAGGTGTTCAACGTCACCGGCGAGGTGCTCAACGGCGCCCCCGGCGAGACCATCGAGGTTACCGAGCGCTGGCCGATCCACCGTCAGGCGCCGAACTTCGACCAGCTGGAGTCCAAGACCCAGATGTTCGAGACCGGCATCAAGGTCATCGACCTCCTCACCCCGTACGTGCTCGGTGGGAAGATCGGCCTCTTCGGTGGTGCGGGCGTCGGCAAGACCGTCCTCATCCAGGAGATGATCCAGCGCGTCGCGCAGGACCACGGTGGTGTGTCGGTGTTCGCCGGTGTGGGCGAGCGCACCCGTGAGGGCAACGACCTCATCGGCGAGATGGAGGAGGCGGGTGTCTTCGACAAGACCGCCCTCGTCTTCGGCCAGATGGACGAGCCGCCGGGCACGCGACTTCGCGTGGCCCTGTCGGCGCTGACGATGGCGGAGTACTTCCGCGACGTGCAGAAGCAGGACGTGCTGCTGTTCATCGACAACATCTTCCGGTTCACGCAGGCCGGCTCCGAGGTCTCGACGCTCCTCGGCCGCATGCCGTCCGCCGTGGGATACCAGCCGAACCTGGCCGACGAGATGGGTGTGCTCCAGGAGCGCATCACCTCGACGCGTGGTCACTCCATCACCTCGCTCCAGGCGATCTACGTCCCCGCCGACGACTACACCGACCCGGCGCCGGCGACCACCTTCGCCCACCTCGACGCCACCACCGAGCTCTCGCGCGAGATCGCGTCGAAGGGTCTGTACCCCGCGGTCGACCCGCTGACCTCGACCAGCCGCATCCTCGACCCGCGCTACATCGGTGAGGACCACTACCGCGTCGCGACCGCCGTGAAGCAGATCCTGCAGAAGAACAAGGAGCTGCAGGAGATCATCGCGATCCTCGGTGTGGACGAGCTCTCCGAAGAGGACAAGGTCGTCGTCGCCCGCGCGCGTCGCATCCAGCAGTTCCTCTCGCAGAACACGTACATGGCCAAGAAGTTCACCGGTGTCGAGGGCTCCACGGTCCCGATCAAGGAGACCATCGAGTCGTTCGACGCCATCGTCAAGGGTGACTTCGACCACGTCGCCGAGCAGGCGTTCTTCAACGTCGGTGGCATCTCCGACGTCGAAGAGGCGTGGGCCCGCATCCAGAAGGAGAACGGCTGA
- a CDS encoding DUF4282 domain-containing protein has protein sequence MSTDTPPPLPRQPAAEAARATEPAAPGIAGVDDTGVPSVGDRETVDVGRGFFRALFDLSFRTFITRRLAAVFYVVGLMAIGIAFVVYLVTGIVEGIGALWFNPGAGISLIVATVILVPLFSFLAVIALRFVIEAVVALIAIAENTERTAAHTRR, from the coding sequence ATGAGCACCGACACCCCTCCCCCGCTGCCCCGTCAGCCCGCCGCCGAGGCGGCCCGCGCCACCGAGCCTGCGGCGCCCGGAATCGCCGGCGTCGACGACACCGGCGTCCCCTCCGTCGGCGACAGGGAGACGGTCGACGTCGGGCGGGGATTCTTCCGCGCGCTGTTCGATCTGTCGTTCCGCACCTTCATCACGCGACGGCTGGCCGCCGTGTTCTACGTCGTGGGTCTGATGGCGATCGGCATCGCCTTCGTCGTCTACCTCGTGACCGGGATCGTCGAGGGCATCGGCGCTCTCTGGTTCAACCCGGGCGCCGGCATCTCGCTGATCGTGGCCACCGTCATCCTGGTCCCGCTCTTCTCGTTCCTGGCCGTGATCGCTCTCCGGTTCGTCATCGAAGCCGTCGTCGCTCTCATCGCGATCGCGGAGAACACCGAACGCACCGCAGCGCACACCCGGCGGTAG
- a CDS encoding F0F1 ATP synthase subunit gamma: MGAQLRVYKQKINSAQTTKKITKAMELIAASRIQKAMARVRASSPFARAVTRAVSAVATHSNVDHPLTQERSTIRRSAVVIFASDRGLAGAFNSQILREGMELAALLRSEGREPVFYLIGRKAVGYFQFRRMEAAAEWTGDTDTPQFHTAEEISATLLDAYNRGGEQGGVDEIHLVYNRFVSMMTQSPETVRLLPLEVVEAEEEASAQVYPLYEFEPDAETVLDALLPVYIQSRVFNALLQSSAAKHAATQKAMKSASDNADKLITDYTRLRNNARQAEITQQIAEIVGGADALASGK, from the coding sequence ATGGGCGCACAACTGAGGGTCTACAAGCAGAAGATCAATTCTGCTCAGACCACGAAGAAGATCACGAAGGCGATGGAGCTCATCGCTGCTTCGCGGATCCAGAAGGCGATGGCACGCGTGCGCGCGTCCTCACCCTTCGCCCGAGCGGTGACCCGCGCGGTGTCCGCGGTGGCGACGCACTCCAACGTCGATCACCCCCTGACGCAGGAACGGTCGACCATCCGCCGTTCGGCCGTGGTCATCTTCGCGTCGGACCGGGGGCTGGCGGGTGCGTTCAACTCCCAGATCCTTCGCGAGGGCATGGAGCTGGCGGCACTGCTGCGGTCGGAGGGCCGCGAGCCGGTGTTCTACCTGATCGGTCGCAAGGCCGTCGGGTACTTCCAGTTCCGACGCATGGAGGCCGCCGCCGAGTGGACGGGTGACACCGACACGCCGCAGTTCCACACCGCCGAGGAGATCTCGGCCACCCTTCTCGACGCGTACAACCGCGGTGGAGAGCAGGGCGGGGTGGATGAGATCCACCTGGTGTACAACCGGTTCGTCAGCATGATGACGCAGAGCCCCGAGACCGTGCGTCTCCTGCCGCTGGAGGTCGTCGAGGCCGAGGAGGAAGCGTCGGCCCAGGTTTACCCGCTCTACGAATTCGAGCCGGACGCCGAGACGGTTCTCGACGCGCTCCTGCCCGTCTACATCCAGAGCCGCGTCTTCAACGCCCTCCTCCAGTCGTCGGCGGCCAAGCACGCCGCGACCCAGAAGGCGATGAAGTCGGCCAGCGACAACGCAGACAAGCTCATCACCGACTACACCCGGCTGCGCAACAACGCGCGTCAGGCCGAGATCACGCAGCAGATCGCCGAGATCGTCGGCGGCGCCGACGCTCTCGCGTCGGGCAAATAG
- the atpA gene encoding F0F1 ATP synthase subunit alpha — translation MTDLSISPDVIRDALKDFVAAYEPTGAAATEVGTVIDAADGIAHVEGLPGVMANELVMFADGTQGLALNLDEHEIGVVVLGEFSGIEAGMQVTRTGEVLSVAVGDGYLGRVVDPLGNPIDGLGEVATTGRRALELQAPGVMQRKSVHEPMQTGIKAIDAMIPIGRGQRQLIIGDRQTGKTAIAIDTIINQKANWESGDPTKQVRCIYVAIGQKGSTIAAVKGALEDAGAMEYTTIVAAPASDPAGFKYLAPYTGSAIGQHWMYDGKHVLIVFDDLTKQAEAYRAVSLLLRRPPGREAYPGDVFYLHSRLLERCAKLSDELGAGSMTGLPLIETKANDVSAYIPTNVISITDGQIFLQSDLFNANQRPAVDVGISVSRVGGDAQVKSIKKVSGTLKLELAQYRSLEAFAMFASDLDAASRRQLARGARLTELLKQPQYSPYPVEEQVVSIWAGTNGKLDSIDVEDVLPFERELLDYLRRNTTILDRLRDSNVLDDDTVAELDKKVDEFILEFRSGKGQSINRPGSDEVAAAEAEDVNQEKIVKGRR, via the coding sequence ATGACAGACCTCTCTATCAGCCCCGACGTCATCCGTGACGCGCTGAAGGACTTCGTCGCGGCCTACGAACCCACCGGCGCTGCCGCGACCGAGGTCGGCACGGTCATCGACGCCGCCGACGGCATCGCCCACGTCGAGGGCCTGCCCGGCGTCATGGCGAACGAACTGGTGATGTTCGCCGACGGCACCCAGGGACTCGCGCTGAACCTCGACGAGCACGAGATCGGCGTCGTCGTCCTCGGTGAGTTCTCCGGCATCGAGGCCGGTATGCAGGTGACCCGCACCGGCGAGGTTCTCTCGGTCGCCGTCGGCGACGGGTACCTCGGTCGCGTCGTCGACCCGCTCGGCAACCCGATCGACGGACTGGGCGAGGTCGCCACCACCGGCCGCCGCGCCCTCGAGCTCCAGGCGCCCGGCGTCATGCAGCGCAAGTCGGTGCACGAGCCGATGCAGACCGGCATCAAGGCCATCGACGCGATGATCCCGATCGGTCGCGGTCAGCGTCAGCTGATCATCGGCGACCGTCAGACGGGCAAGACCGCCATCGCGATCGACACGATCATCAACCAGAAGGCCAACTGGGAGTCGGGCGACCCGACCAAGCAGGTGCGCTGCATCTACGTCGCGATCGGTCAGAAGGGCTCCACCATCGCCGCGGTGAAGGGTGCGCTCGAGGACGCCGGCGCGATGGAGTACACCACCATCGTCGCGGCCCCCGCCTCCGACCCCGCCGGTTTCAAGTACCTCGCCCCCTACACCGGCTCGGCCATCGGCCAGCACTGGATGTACGACGGCAAGCACGTGCTGATCGTCTTCGACGACCTCACCAAGCAGGCCGAGGCCTACCGTGCCGTGTCACTGCTGCTGCGTCGTCCCCCGGGCCGCGAGGCCTACCCCGGCGACGTCTTCTACCTGCACTCGCGTCTGCTCGAGCGCTGTGCGAAGCTCTCCGACGAGCTCGGCGCCGGTTCGATGACGGGTCTGCCCCTCATCGAGACCAAGGCCAACGACGTCTCGGCGTACATTCCGACCAACGTGATCTCGATCACCGACGGTCAGATCTTCCTGCAGTCCGATCTCTTCAACGCCAACCAGCGTCCGGCGGTCGACGTGGGCATCTCGGTGTCCCGCGTCGGTGGTGACGCCCAGGTGAAGTCGATCAAGAAGGTCTCGGGAACCCTGAAGCTCGAGCTCGCGCAGTACCGCTCGCTCGAGGCGTTCGCGATGTTCGCCTCCGACCTCGACGCCGCCTCTCGTCGCCAGCTCGCGCGCGGTGCGCGCCTGACCGAGCTGCTGAAGCAGCCGCAGTACTCGCCGTACCCGGTCGAGGAGCAGGTCGTGTCGATCTGGGCGGGCACCAACGGAAAGCTCGACTCGATCGACGTCGAGGACGTGCTGCCGTTCGAGCGCGAGCTGCTGGACTACCTGCGCCGCAACACGACGATCCTCGATCGCCTCCGCGACTCCAACGTCCTCGACGACGACACCGTCGCCGAGCTGGACAAGAAGGTCGACGAGTTCATCCTGGAGTTCCGCTCCGGCAAGGGGCAGTCGATCAACCGTCCCGGCAGCGACGAGGTCGCGGCTGCCGAGGCTGAGGACGTCAACCAGGAGAAGATCGTCAAGGGCCGTCGCTGA
- a CDS encoding large exoprotein yields MDSTYDGYGAMLAFLLILLPLLLIFALAGYLISAFFLMKIFEKAGVEGKWRAWVPVYNTLVLAKLGDLSPWVMLGAVVGSAILSQVPVIGWILSLVAIAVGVIVGWRVGLKLGKDWPYLLLWLIPGVGPLIWLGILAFSSDRWNPNIPPAPWANSFLKDTTVWPGIPQQPSAVAAPGYGYPPAASGGPAAPPAGYEPAPGYQAPSAPAAAPPATPPAPPAAAPSANPTPPPANEPPATEPPAGPDAPRA; encoded by the coding sequence ATGGATTCTACGTACGACGGATACGGCGCGATGCTGGCGTTCCTGCTGATCCTGCTGCCGCTCCTGCTCATCTTCGCGCTCGCGGGGTATCTGATCAGTGCCTTCTTCCTGATGAAGATCTTCGAGAAGGCCGGTGTCGAGGGGAAGTGGCGGGCATGGGTGCCGGTGTACAACACCCTGGTCCTCGCCAAACTCGGCGACCTCTCTCCCTGGGTCATGCTGGGCGCCGTGGTGGGCTCGGCCATTCTCAGCCAGGTACCCGTCATCGGCTGGATCCTGTCCCTGGTGGCCATCGCGGTCGGCGTCATCGTCGGCTGGCGCGTCGGACTGAAGCTCGGGAAGGACTGGCCCTACCTCCTCCTGTGGCTCATCCCCGGTGTCGGACCCCTGATCTGGCTGGGCATCCTCGCCTTCTCCTCCGACCGCTGGAACCCCAACATCCCGCCGGCGCCGTGGGCGAACTCGTTCCTCAAGGACACCACGGTGTGGCCTGGCATCCCGCAGCAGCCGAGTGCCGTCGCCGCGCCCGGCTACGGCTACCCGCCGGCCGCATCCGGCGGTCCTGCCGCGCCGCCCGCCGGGTACGAGCCCGCGCCGGGCTACCAGGCCCCGTCGGCGCCTGCTGCCGCACCGCCGGCGACGCCCCCGGCACCGCCGGCGGCCGCGCCCTCGGCCAACCCCACTCCGCCGCCTGCCAACGAGCCGCCTGCGACCGAGCCGCCCGCGGGTCCGGACGCTCCGCGGGCGTAG